From Granulimonas faecalis:
CGCCAAGTACGGCAACGATGTCGACGAGGTCGACCTCATCGGCGAGCGCCTGCTCTCCCACTACGGCCACGAGGTCGTGCGGTACGACAACCCCCGCGGCGGCCGCTTCCAGCCCGGCAGCTACACCGTCTCGGCCCACATCCCGCTGGGCGAGGCCTGCGGCGCCACCCCCGACGGCCGTTGCGCCCACGAGCAGCTGGCCGACGGCGGTCTCTCGCCCATGGTGGGCCGCGACAAGGAGGGCCCCACCGCGTCGCTGCGCTCCGTGGCCAAGCTCGACAACACCCTCGACTCCAACGGCAGCCTCCTGAACGTCAAGTTCTCGCCCGCCACGCTGGCCGGCGACGACGGCGTCGAGAGGCTCTGCGCCTACCTGCGCGCCTTCAACCGCCTCAAGGTCCAGCACATCCAGTTCAACGTGGTGGACAGGGCCACGCTCCTCGACGCCCAGGAGCACCCCGAGGACCACGGGGACCTCGTGGTGCGCGTGGCCGGCTACTCGGCCATGTTCGTGGAGCTCGCCCGCGGCATCCAGGACGACATCATCAACCGGAGCGAGCATGTCCTCTAGGGCCGGGCAGACGGCCTGCGTCACCAACGTGCAGCGCTACTCGCTCCACGACGGCGGCGGCATCCGCACCACCGTGTTCCTCAAGGGCTGCCCCTTCACGTGCCCATGGTGCTGCAACCCCGAGAACCTCTCGGCCGCCCCGGAGGTCTCCTTCAAGGAGCGGCTGTGCATGGGGTGCTCCCGCCGCGAGCCGGGCGGCCTCTGCGCCATGGCGCCCGAGGACTGCCCCACCGGCGCCAAGACGCTCCTCGGCGAGGAGCTCTCCGTGGACGACGTCATGGACCGGGTGCTGCGCGACGCGGCCTTCTACGAGGAGAGCGGGGGAGGGCTCACGGTCTCCGGCGGCGAGGCGCTGCTCTGGCAGCCCTTCGTGCGGGCGCTCCTCGGGCGGGCCAAGGCCGAGGGCCTCGGGACCGCCGTCGAGACCACCCTGGCCCTGCCCATGGCGGACCCCGCGGGGCTGGCCGCCGTGTGCGA
This genomic window contains:
- a CDS encoding radical SAM protein, producing MSSRAGQTACVTNVQRYSLHDGGGIRTTVFLKGCPFTCPWCCNPENLSAAPEVSFKERLCMGCSRREPGGLCAMAPEDCPTGAKTLLGEELSVDDVMDRVLRDAAFYEESGGGLTVSGGEALLWQPFVRALLGRAKAEGLGTAVETTLALPMADPAGLAAVCDRWLVDFKVADRDRSVGVCRIDPEVRDRNLAHLRGLGADVVARMPIVPGHTDSPENVAANLDAVGAAGLTRVDVLPFHQLGSAKYDSLGLDYAMGNVSQLSEADVAWVVDEARARGLDARVRGE